Part of the Nicotiana sylvestris chromosome 5, ASM39365v2, whole genome shotgun sequence genome is shown below.
ttaaataaaatttaaacatgcacaaaaatgcaaacaattaaataaaattctacaaaattcctaaaatggtaaataattaacaaaaatcttttttcttgggattttataggagtatttcatatagggaaaaaatcacgtgctcacagctgcctctctttgctcgatgacacgaagggttttcgggcaaagataaaatgagcaatcacgagggatttttgcccgtttgacactccatgagaagcatttttgaaaagagtctgaccgaaccttgtttcaaaggttgcctacatatccttggctataaaggaatcaggtcagtgtagttctggaagttttggtagttgggactacctgGAGCTGTGATTTTaatgttgttgctgctactgcttgctgacccccttattacaccaaaagaaaaatcaaaagctAAGCTAGCTAAACCTAtaaactacgagttacaagattcctatctataaatctcttgaagcttgatcttgagtcttggctaggtcttgttgcagactccgatctgaatcttgatgctcatcAGCTGtaaccgctggttcattcttcagttttggatcaaggcgggacatgcgaagcttgtgacttcaatcatatcttgagcagtctgcATCCTTCTCCGTTTCAACCTTGGAGTtcacttctttatttttgttctttttctttttttcttttttctggatttgagactcattcttttggtcatctcgaaccctgtgcctcgaggtaaaacctgctcagacaccaaaacaaacggACGAatgaaatttctgccccagtttacactAGAAAAATTCCGTGAGTTATTTATAACTAAAAtctaaactctttttttttaaaagcagtaaaataaGGATCACAGTGTTTTTAGGAGGAAAGATAAGGGAATGGAGCCCTATTTCTAAAatgtcaactcagggattgaagccctaatattggcaaaaaacgactagggaacagaggccctatgtctgaaactCAACTAAGGGAtaggaaccctaatgttggcaaaaggagactaaggaatgtaggccctatgtctaaaatctcaacacatggattggatccctaatgttggaaaaaggcgactagagaatggaggccctatgtctaaaatctcaactcagggattggagccctaatgctggcaaaaggcgactagggaatggaggccctatgtctaacatctcaacttagggattggagccttaatgttggcaaaagtcgactaaggaatggaggccttatgtctaaaaagctcaactcagggattggagccataatgttggcaaaaggcgactagggaatggaggccctatgtctaaaatctcaactcagggatttgagccctaatgttggcaaaaggtcgactagggaatggagcccctatgtctaaaatctcaactcagggattggagccctaatgttggcaaaaagcgactagggaatggaggcccaatgtctaaaatcttaacttagggattagagccctaatgttggcaaaatgtgactagggaatggaggccctatgtctaaaatctcaactcagggattagatccctaatgttggcaaaaaggcgactagggaatggaggccctatatctaaaatctcaactcagggattggagccctaatgttggcaaaaaacgactagggaatggaggccctatgtcgaaaatctcaacttagagattggagccttaatgttggcaaaaggaaactagggaatggaggcccaatgtctaaaatctcaactcagggattggagccctaatgttggcaaaagacgactatggaatggaggccctatgtctataatctcaacttagggattggagccctatgttggaaaagcataaAAGTAGAGATTGGGGTCCTAAACTACCatttttttcttatcttttaattcatttttttttcattttcctttttcatttcattttatttcaataaaatgcagGAAGGAATTTTGGAAAAAACTTCCCTTTGGATTGATTGTTACTGCGAAGCTGTTTTTAGCTTTTGCGCACCTtttcttttggttgcacctgcttttgAGCGGTTGCCTTGGgctgcacctgtttcaattttaaacaaagaacaattgttagtttgaaacggtggttggttttatgGCCTTGATTGTTTCGATCACTCGATCTCGACCTGAACCTTTGCTGAGAACCTCTGCTACTTGGTggttttctgaagattgatctgTCTTTCAAACCGAGGGACTCAACTTTTAAGATTTCATGACGGCTCGCCCGTGTGGGGCTTCGACCCTTTCGCTTTATTCCACCATTAGGCTTTTACCCTTGGCTTTCTCTTCCCTTCCAATAACTTTGATTTCAGAGCATCAACCCTCATGGCCAgttgggatcgacttgatgcacccgctgagaCTAGGTATTTTTCTTTAGCTTTTGTTAGGCAGAACCCAGTAAAGctagtcttgccaccttttctttgtattagtttcggaatagagttagaccgaaagggattcaaggaaaagtaaacaaaggacaagaaaatgaatttaaggagaagtgtccctttcggggatgAACGAGGtacttatctggggtgcatgcagacttcaataaacatgacatgcttcttggactagaGGCCCGACCCGTACAAACTTTCCCAACTTCTCATGAGCTTATTGCGACTCGTATTTCAAAATAAGAAAATCTTGCCACGACTCTTTCAGTGGTGAGAGGTGTCTTCTTTTCGATCGacgacgccctttgcgggtttttgccagccgacctctctcatttctcttctcaccgtcgcctggtagtgctctttacgagttttcactaaccgggctctctcattttaatttctatGCTCACCGTCGCCATATGGTGCCCgtaagttttcaccgataagactctctcattttatttctctcatcttgattgtATAAAATCCAAGAAACTGTGTTTTCTACTTCCgatgcctttgccaattgatcgaaggacttgaacaaggtttgggtaaaaagagACTTGGATCatattacaactttggaaccgttcggGCGGggtcatcgccgaaccattacaTCATTTGCCCCGGTTTCACTTTTTTCGGAAAactggatttttattttgttgtgACTGTAccctagagagaggctgcctatgtatcctttcggaatcaagtcgaaagtagttcaagaaaatattttgcttttgttgttgtttttttttgcaAACATCttcgagttccaaagagggtaatgaaagaaaagtaaacaGCTCAATGGGTTAGCAAAGGATtgaagtgtttggggtagcgagaatgaaatcCTTCATCATCCCAATCGGGCAATGTTGTCACTGCAGAAAgattagacatagtaccttttgactgcatctgcatttacaacTGCTTCGGGATCacttccttcaatgtctcccaagtacaatgctcctctaggcaatatctttctgatgatgtatgggcctttccactTGGGAGCAAATTTCTcttttgcttcctgatgatggggaagaatacgccttagaaacggttgccccacttcaaaatttctaggccgctctttcttgttgtaagaacgagccattctttgttgatacaactgcccgtggcaaactgcggccatccgcttctcatcaatcagggttaactgCTCCAGGCGGTCTTTGACCCACTCAGTATCTTCAATTTTAGCTTCCACAATGATCCGAaaagaagggatttcaacttccgcggatattacggcttcagtgccattAACCAAAAGGTACGGGGATGCTCCGACCGACGTACGCACAGTattgcgataccccaacaatatAAAAGggaacttttcatgccactgcttggaactttgaatcatttttctcaaaatctttttgatgttcttatttTCTGCTTCAACGACACCATTAGCTTTGGGACGGTAAAGAATAGAGTTCTGTTGTGTTATCTTGAACTGTTCGCATATCTCCcttatcaaatgactattcaaatttttagcattatccgtaatgatagttgcaggaataccaaaatggCAGATGAGGTTAGAGTGCACGAAGTCTACCACATCTTTCTTGTTGACAAATTTGAGAGTAATTGCtacaacccactttgtgaaatagtcgatggcgaccattatgaatctatgcccatttgaggcttttggctcgattggcccaatgacatccatgctcCAAGCGACGAATGACCAAggtgctgacataggatgcagttctgtgggcgGTGCGTGAATTAAATCCCCGTGCACctaacactgatgacatttacgaacaaaactgaagcagtcttttccatggtcatccagtaataaacCTTTCGaaagattttctttgccaaaacatacccgttcatgtggggtccgcacactcctgcatGCACTTCGTACATGATTCTTCCGGCTTCTTCGGCGTCAatacatcttaacaagttgaggtccgcggtccttttgtacaagacatcaccaTTCAAAAAGAAACTACTTGCatgccgtctaatggttctctttttgTCTCCGCTGGCTTGCTCAGGGTAttctttagttttcagaaatctcttgatgtcatgataccatggctgaatattTGGTTTTTCCTCAACCGTATTTGCAGTAACTGTGCCTTtcccggatttggatttccaaaggatcaatGTAGGCATTGCCtggtatggcagcatcgaggccaaagtagcaagtgcatcagctaattcattgtgacagcgagggatgtacctgaattctattggcTTGAATCGCTTGCCAAGATCTTCCACATATTgcctataaggaataagcttgacatctcgggtttcccattctccttgagcttgtcggataatcatatccgagtctcccaagattAACAACTCTTCGatatcttggtcgattgccatgttcatacccataatgcaggcttcatactcggcagtgttgtttgtgcagaaaaaccgaagccgggctgtggctggataatgctggccggtgggtgagatcaagattgccccaattccaacaccttttgcatttaccgccccatcaaagaacattttccaagcatgggtgtcttcagatattgcctcaactgaatttacctcttcatctgggaagtaagtgctcaaaggttggtattcatcatcaaccgggttctcagccgaatgatctgctaacgcctggacTTTCATTCTCGTACGAGTGATGTAGACTATGTCAAACTTcatgagcaagatctgccactttgctaatctcctagtgggcattggcttctgaaatatgtattttaaaggatccaacctggttttgaggtaagtggtgtaagcttgcaaataatgcctcagcttctgagcgtcCCAAGTTAAAGCGCAGCAAGTTCTCTCCAATAAAGTGTACTTGGATTCAtaactggtgaacttcttgctcagataataaatggcctgctttTTCTTTCCAGTCACATCATGTTCCCCGAGGACAcagccgaaagaattttccaagactgtcagatacaagaacagaggcctccctagctcaggtgggaccaatacCGGTGGATTCgatagatattctttgattttatcaaaagcctctTGGCACTCATTTGTCCATTTGATTgccgcatctttcttcagcaatttgaatacgggttcacatgtggatgtcaactaagcaatgaatcggctgatgtagttcaatcttcccaacaaactcataacaactttcttggttcttggaggaggaaaatcttgaatagactttatctttgctgggtccaactcgatgcccctctgactgactatgaatcccaaaagtttgtcggatggtaccccaaatgcacatttggctgggttcaacttcaaatcatatttgcgcagCCGCTCAAAAAAATTTCTCAAG
Proteins encoded:
- the LOC104237612 gene encoding uncharacterized protein, which gives rise to MAIDQDIEELLILGDSDMIIRQAQGEWETRDVKLIPYRQYVEDLGKRFKPIEFRYIPRCHNELADALATLASMLPYQAMPTLILWKSKSGKGTVTANTVEEKPNIQPWYHDIKRFLKTKEYPEQASGDKKRTIRRHASSFFLNGDVLYKRTADLNLLRCIDAEEAGRIMYEVHAGVCGPHMNGYVLAKKIFRKVYYWMTMEKTASVLFVNVISVRCTGI